The following coding sequences lie in one Lolium perenne isolate Kyuss_39 chromosome 2, Kyuss_2.0, whole genome shotgun sequence genomic window:
- the LOC127330548 gene encoding heavy metal-associated isoprenylated plant protein 20: MGEANAEPTNSITVDVRVYMHCDACERLVRRTIKKMDGVETVEVDREENKITVTGDFKAHKLLKKIKKKTGKKAEILVPEPEVNEEEHQEEAEEVHAPYSDPVPDMDHVLNNEFLRPARWDHHYFDDENTEACRIM; this comes from the exons ATGGGGGAAGCGAATGCTGAACCTACGAAT AGCATCACCGTAGACGTGAGAGTGTACATGCACTGCGACGCCTGCGAGAGATTAGTACGCCGCACCATCAAGAAGATGGATG GCGTCGAGACGGTGGAGGTGGACAGGGAGGAGAACAAGATAACGGTAACAGGGGATTTCAAAGCCCACAAGTTGCTGAAGAAGATCAAGAAGAAGACCGGGAAGAAGGCGGAGATATTGGTCCCGGAACCTGAGGTAAATGAGGAAGAACAccaggaggaagccgaggaggttcATGCTCCTTACAGCGATCCGGTGCCGGACATGGACCATGTTCTAAATAACGAGTTCCTGCGGCCGGCACGATGGGACCATCATTACTTCGATGACGAGAACACGGAAGCGTGTAGGATAATGTAG
- the LOC127335453 gene encoding uncharacterized protein: protein MAVGGRRAAACGRWCLVILAVASALGVSGPALYWRYKKGFSSSAATLTAAVSSSSPTCPPCTCDCPPPLSLHSIAPGLMNFSISACGTNDPERNKEMEKQFVDLLNEELKLQQVVAEEHSHHMNATLVEAKRQATQYQREAEKCNAATETCEEAREKSEGAISKEKKLTAIWERRARELGWQDSRAATL from the exons ATGGCCGTCGGGGGGCGCCGCGCGGCGGCGTGCGGGCGGTGGTGCCTGGTGATCCTGGCCGTGGCCTCCGCGCTCGGCGTCTCCGGGCCCGCGCTCTACTGGCGCTACAAGAAGGGcttctcctcctccgccgccaccctcacggccgccgtctcctcctcctcccccacgTGCCCGCCCTGCACCTGCGACTGCCCGCCGCCCCTCTCCCTCCACTCCATCGCGCCCG GGCTCatgaacttctcaatttcag CTTGCGGCACAAATGATCCTGAGCGTAACAAAGAGATGGAGAAGCAGTTTGTTGATCTCCTTAATGAGGAACTGAAGCTGCAGCAGGTTGTAGCTGAGGAGCACAGCCATCACATGAACGCCACTCTTGTGGAGGCAAAAAGGCAGGCTACCCAGTACCAGCGAGAGGCAGAGAAGTGTAATGCGGCTACAGAGACTTGTGAGGAAGCTAGGGAGAAGTCTGAGGGAGCAATCTCCAAGGAGAAGAAACTGACTGCAATCTGGGAACGACGAGCTCGTGAATTGGGCTGGCAGGATTCTCGAGCCGCCACCCTATGA